One window of Vespula pensylvanica isolate Volc-1 chromosome 13, ASM1446617v1, whole genome shotgun sequence genomic DNA carries:
- the LOC122633989 gene encoding urea transporter 2-like isoform X2 produces the protein MSERKVRTASYMEERAQGACVGDFVLLKKFLAEKNKPIWIPLQLLDALLRGYGQVAFANNPLSGLLIVIALGATAPKILAFSAATGFLGLLLSMLMKDSQHVIENGLTVFNPLLIGALSCGLVPNFYGEFDAFSYLLILIGTIISVYLTRSLGTDKFPCTVWPFNLVELILLFVFTTQNSFVESLQIESIDNATSDARTDDASFIAENVTDVNVDWGMVFRGMVVSSSQLFSVDNVVAGAVIYLAVLIYSPATAGFSFAGVFIGTLAGLELGAPHNEVFTGLWGFNCFLTGAALGGNLFVINIQTAVATLVAIVYTVVLQYVLRIIFGKIGLPFLTLPFVISTSLFLKLRSASSSAAFPKPLQSSYPEKQRHDYLINRKRILQENVDDSEMDSALP, from the exons ATGTCTGAGAGAAAAGTTCGTACAGCTTCCTACATGGAg GAACGCGCGCAGGGAGCATGCGTTGGtgattttgttcttttgaaaaagtttttggCGGAGAAGAATAAACCAATTTGGATTCCTTTGCAATTATTGGATGCTTTGTTGAGAGGCTATGGCCAA GTCGCGTTCGCTAATAATCCACTAAGTGGATTGTTAATAGTAATCGCTTTAGGAGCAACGGCACCAAAGATCTTGGCCTTTTCTGCTGCGACCGGCTTTCTAGGTCTTTTACTTTCCATG CTGATGAAGGATTCTCAACACGTTATAGAAAATGGATTGACCGTATTCAATCCACTTTTAATCGGTGCCCTGTCGTGCGGTTTGGTACCAAACTTTTATGGCGAATTCGATGCTTTTAGTTATCTACTTATACTCATAGGAACCATAATCAG TGTTTATCTGACTCGCTCTTTGGGGACTGATAAATTTCCATGCACGGTGTGGCCGTTTAATCTGgttgaattaatattactttttgtttttaccaCGCAAAATAGTTTCGTCGAATCGTTACAAATTGAAAGCATA GACAATGCAACAAGTGATGCAAGGACAGACGATGCCAGTTTTATCGCGGAGAACGTAACAGACGTTAACGTCGACTGGGGAATG gTTTTCCGAGGAATGGTCGTCTCATCGTCGCAATTGTTCAGCGTGGACAATGTCGTAGCAGGAGCTGTTATTTACTTAGcagttttaatttattctccAGCCACTGCTGGATTTTCTTTTGCAGGTGTATTTATTGGTACACTCGCAG GCTTAGAACTTGGGGCACCACACAATGAGGTATTCACGGGATTGTGGGGATTCAACTGTTTCTTGACTGGTGCCGCCTTAGGAGgtaatttattcgttattaatatacaGACTGCTGTTGCAACCCTCGTAGCGATCGTCTACACGGTGGTACTTCAATACGTCCTTCGAATTATATTTGGCAAA ATTGGTTTACCATTTCTAACACTGCCCTTTGTAATTAGCACGAGTTTGTTTCTAAAATTACGAAGTGCATCGTCGAGCGCAGCTTTTCCAAAACCATTGCAATCTTCTTACCCCGAGAAACAACGTCACGATTATCTTATAAACAGAAAGCGAATCTTGCAAGAGAAC GTCGACGATTCCGAGATGGATTCTGCACTTCCTTAG
- the LOC122633989 gene encoding urea transporter 2-like isoform X3 produces the protein MSERKVRTASYMEERAQGACVGDFVLLKKFLAEKNKPIWIPLQLLDALLRGYGQVAFANNPLSGLLIVIALGATAPKILAFSAATGFLGLLLSMLMKDSQHVIENGLTVFNPLLIGALSCGLVPNFYGEFDAFSYLLILIGTIISFVESLQIESIDNATSDARTDDASFIAENVTDVNVDWGMVFRGMVVSSSQLFSVDNVVAGAVIYLAVLIYSPATAGFSFAGVFIGTLAGLELGAPHNEVFTGLWGFNCFLTGAALGGNLFVINIQTAVATLVAIVYTVVLQYVLRIIFGKIGLPFLTLPFVISTSLFLKLRSASSSAAFPKPLQSSYPEKQRHDYLINRKRILQENSFYEEMAGASQS, from the exons ATGTCTGAGAGAAAAGTTCGTACAGCTTCCTACATGGAg GAACGCGCGCAGGGAGCATGCGTTGGtgattttgttcttttgaaaaagtttttggCGGAGAAGAATAAACCAATTTGGATTCCTTTGCAATTATTGGATGCTTTGTTGAGAGGCTATGGCCAA GTCGCGTTCGCTAATAATCCACTAAGTGGATTGTTAATAGTAATCGCTTTAGGAGCAACGGCACCAAAGATCTTGGCCTTTTCTGCTGCGACCGGCTTTCTAGGTCTTTTACTTTCCATG CTGATGAAGGATTCTCAACACGTTATAGAAAATGGATTGACCGTATTCAATCCACTTTTAATCGGTGCCCTGTCGTGCGGTTTGGTACCAAACTTTTATGGCGAATTCGATGCTTTTAGTTATCTACTTATACTCATAGGAACCATAATCAG TTTCGTCGAATCGTTACAAATTGAAAGCATA GACAATGCAACAAGTGATGCAAGGACAGACGATGCCAGTTTTATCGCGGAGAACGTAACAGACGTTAACGTCGACTGGGGAATG gTTTTCCGAGGAATGGTCGTCTCATCGTCGCAATTGTTCAGCGTGGACAATGTCGTAGCAGGAGCTGTTATTTACTTAGcagttttaatttattctccAGCCACTGCTGGATTTTCTTTTGCAGGTGTATTTATTGGTACACTCGCAG GCTTAGAACTTGGGGCACCACACAATGAGGTATTCACGGGATTGTGGGGATTCAACTGTTTCTTGACTGGTGCCGCCTTAGGAGgtaatttattcgttattaatatacaGACTGCTGTTGCAACCCTCGTAGCGATCGTCTACACGGTGGTACTTCAATACGTCCTTCGAATTATATTTGGCAAA ATTGGTTTACCATTTCTAACACTGCCCTTTGTAATTAGCACGAGTTTGTTTCTAAAATTACGAAGTGCATCGTCGAGCGCAGCTTTTCCAAAACCATTGCAATCTTCTTACCCCGAGAAACAACGTCACGATTATCTTATAAACAGAAAGCGAATCTTGCAAGAGAAC
- the LOC122633989 gene encoding urea transporter 2-like isoform X1, translated as MSERKVRTASYMEERAQGACVGDFVLLKKFLAEKNKPIWIPLQLLDALLRGYGQVAFANNPLSGLLIVIALGATAPKILAFSAATGFLGLLLSMLMKDSQHVIENGLTVFNPLLIGALSCGLVPNFYGEFDAFSYLLILIGTIISVYLTRSLGTDKFPCTVWPFNLVELILLFVFTTQNSFVESLQIESIDNATSDARTDDASFIAENVTDVNVDWGMVFRGMVVSSSQLFSVDNVVAGAVIYLAVLIYSPATAGFSFAGVFIGTLAGLELGAPHNEVFTGLWGFNCFLTGAALGGNLFVINIQTAVATLVAIVYTVVLQYVLRIIFGKIGLPFLTLPFVISTSLFLKLRSASSSAAFPKPLQSSYPEKQRHDYLINRKRILQENSFYEEMAGASQS; from the exons ATGTCTGAGAGAAAAGTTCGTACAGCTTCCTACATGGAg GAACGCGCGCAGGGAGCATGCGTTGGtgattttgttcttttgaaaaagtttttggCGGAGAAGAATAAACCAATTTGGATTCCTTTGCAATTATTGGATGCTTTGTTGAGAGGCTATGGCCAA GTCGCGTTCGCTAATAATCCACTAAGTGGATTGTTAATAGTAATCGCTTTAGGAGCAACGGCACCAAAGATCTTGGCCTTTTCTGCTGCGACCGGCTTTCTAGGTCTTTTACTTTCCATG CTGATGAAGGATTCTCAACACGTTATAGAAAATGGATTGACCGTATTCAATCCACTTTTAATCGGTGCCCTGTCGTGCGGTTTGGTACCAAACTTTTATGGCGAATTCGATGCTTTTAGTTATCTACTTATACTCATAGGAACCATAATCAG TGTTTATCTGACTCGCTCTTTGGGGACTGATAAATTTCCATGCACGGTGTGGCCGTTTAATCTGgttgaattaatattactttttgtttttaccaCGCAAAATAGTTTCGTCGAATCGTTACAAATTGAAAGCATA GACAATGCAACAAGTGATGCAAGGACAGACGATGCCAGTTTTATCGCGGAGAACGTAACAGACGTTAACGTCGACTGGGGAATG gTTTTCCGAGGAATGGTCGTCTCATCGTCGCAATTGTTCAGCGTGGACAATGTCGTAGCAGGAGCTGTTATTTACTTAGcagttttaatttattctccAGCCACTGCTGGATTTTCTTTTGCAGGTGTATTTATTGGTACACTCGCAG GCTTAGAACTTGGGGCACCACACAATGAGGTATTCACGGGATTGTGGGGATTCAACTGTTTCTTGACTGGTGCCGCCTTAGGAGgtaatttattcgttattaatatacaGACTGCTGTTGCAACCCTCGTAGCGATCGTCTACACGGTGGTACTTCAATACGTCCTTCGAATTATATTTGGCAAA ATTGGTTTACCATTTCTAACACTGCCCTTTGTAATTAGCACGAGTTTGTTTCTAAAATTACGAAGTGCATCGTCGAGCGCAGCTTTTCCAAAACCATTGCAATCTTCTTACCCCGAGAAACAACGTCACGATTATCTTATAAACAGAAAGCGAATCTTGCAAGAGAAC